From a region of the Impatiens glandulifera chromosome 4, dImpGla2.1, whole genome shotgun sequence genome:
- the LOC124933490 gene encoding 50S ribosomal protein L35, chloroplastic-like, with product MMIITATTSMTSQFGAFKSLPPVCSSIRNLPIKSIGIVRFSQFTKKTQTFNLSSSRSISRISPLLPRTVSSDSSLTQKAPSFSVVAHKGYKMKTHKASAKRFRVTGTGKIMRRRAGKQHLLRKKNTKRRVRLSKMLQVDRSDYNNVIGALPYLKVNRAN from the exons ATGATGATTATAACAGCGACGACATCCATGACCTCTCAGTTCGGGGCTTTCAAATCCCTGCCGCCAGTTTGCTCCTCTATTCGCAACTTACCCATCAAATCCATCGGCATAGTTCGATTTTCTCAATTTACCAAGAAAACCCAGACCTTTAATCTCAGTTCCTCTCGGAGCATTTCTAGAATTTCCCCTCTTCTTCCTAGGACGGTTTCGTCTGATTCCTCTTTGACGCAAAAGGCCCCATCTTTCTCCGTAGTTGCTCACAAAGGCTACAAAATGAAAACCCACAAG GCTTCAGCCAAACGATTTAGAGTGACAGGTACTGGGAAAATCATGAGGAGGCGAGCTGGGAAACAACATTTACTCAGGAAGAAGAATACCAAGAGAAGAGTCAGACTTTCTAAGATG CTACAAGTTGACCGGAGTGACTACAACAATGTCATTGGCGCCTTGCCATATCTAAAGGTGAACCGAGCGAACTAG
- the LOC124936775 gene encoding uncharacterized protein LOC124936775, whose protein sequence is MDFNLQRLNEQSPLYNHPLSSVGMGYFAEQTLLRDGYHHLGLSNTRPLFGGYFPNPIDSSAAIQREIEKDRIREEIIAAEIVRRRMFDEEMRRELILESRHVNLNRASGLLTSSSMISNLRSSYFPSETRSLEENLTLPFEKRSEFPAVTRFEVLDSMQFQRSSEPRVSTVKILPLKASEEEAQSMDKPTVNLSGSKRKADTPVTSSEKMASKNELNYCSLCKVGATCKENLNEHLKGKKHKSNVLKLGQGEGKNFEIGFFPKTAVEKQEIKTDYCSSDKVKDLASHRVGKKTEVKKGLSRIYVPLQKKKNKKMILHKKGGKKHL, encoded by the exons ATGGATTTCAATCTTCAACGCTTGAATGAGCAATCCCCATTATACAATCATCCGCTTTCTTCTGTGGGTATGGGTTACTTTGCCGAACAAACATTATTGAGAG ACGGCTACCATCACTTAGGGTTGTCAAATACCAGACCGCTGTTCGGTGGATACTTCCCAAACCCTATCGATTCAAGCGCAGCAATTCAGAGGGAAATAGAAAAGGATCGAATCAGAGAGGAAATTATAGCGGCTGAAATTGTAAGGAGACGTATGTTTgatgaagagatgagaagagAATTGATATTAGAGTCGAGACATGTGAATTTGAACAGAGCTAGTGGTTTATTAACTTCATCTTCAATGATTTCCAATCTTAGAAGTTCGTACTTTCCATCTGAAACTAGATCTTTGGAGGAAAACCTAACATTGCCTTTTGAGAAAAGATCAGAATTTCCTGCAGTTACTAGATTTGAAGTTTTGGATTCTATGCAATTTCAGCGTAGTTCAGAGCCTAGGGTTTCAACTGTCAAAATTCTTCCTTTAAAGGCTAGTGAGGAGGAAGCTCAGTCAATG GACAAGCCCACAGTGAATCTTTCCGGATCGAAGCGTAAAGCCGATACACCAGTCACTTCATCAGAGAAGATGGCGTCTAAGAATGAGTTGAATTATTGTTCACTATGCAAAGTTGGTGCTACTTGCAAGGAAAATCTCAATGAACACCTCAAAGGGAAGAAACACAAGTCCAATGTGCTTAAATTAGGACAGGGGGAGGGGAAGAACTTTGAGATTGGATTTTTCCCAAAAACAGCTGTGGAGAAACAAGAAATAAAGACAGATTATTGCTCATCTGATAAAGTTAAAGATCTGGCTTCTCATCGCGTTGGCAAAAAAACTGAAGTGAAGAAGGGATTATCGAGAATTTATGTTCCTttacagaagaagaagaacaagaagatgaTACTTCATAAGAAGGGCGGAAAGAAGCATTTGTGA